A DNA window from Anaerocolumna sp. AGMB13020 contains the following coding sequences:
- a CDS encoding carbohydrate ABC transporter permease codes for MRRTSLSRKIFVGCNTVFLVTVALLCLLPLVNLFAISLSGKSAANSGIVTFWPVDFTGLAYVKTFNNSNFIRSIMISFLRTFVGTFLSMFVITTAGYALSKDFRGRTALMWFFVFTMLFGGGLIPSYMVNTSIGLKNNFLVYILPGAFGCYNLILIMNFFKSIPKALEEAALIDGASFFTVLWKIFLPLSKAGLATVALFIMVGNWNEWFTGILYMSDTKNYPLASFLQVIVVQGNQQDLALDPTSAAAMSERTIKAAQVFIGALPILMVYPFLQKYFVKGIVIGAVKE; via the coding sequence ATGAGACGTACATCTTTGAGCAGAAAAATATTCGTAGGCTGTAATACCGTATTCCTTGTAACGGTAGCGCTTCTGTGCCTGCTACCATTAGTTAATCTGTTTGCAATCTCCCTTAGCGGAAAGAGTGCAGCAAACAGCGGAATTGTAACCTTCTGGCCGGTAGACTTTACAGGCCTGGCCTATGTAAAGACGTTTAATAACAGTAACTTCATACGTTCCATTATGATATCCTTTCTCAGAACTTTTGTTGGGACCTTCCTAAGCATGTTCGTCATAACGACAGCGGGATATGCCCTTTCCAAGGACTTCAGAGGCAGGACGGCACTGATGTGGTTTTTCGTATTTACCATGCTTTTTGGTGGTGGTTTAATCCCGTCCTATATGGTGAATACCTCCATCGGATTAAAGAATAACTTCCTTGTATACATACTACCGGGAGCTTTTGGATGCTACAATCTGATTTTGATTATGAACTTCTTCAAATCAATTCCAAAAGCACTGGAGGAAGCGGCGCTCATAGACGGAGCTAGCTTCTTCACTGTCCTATGGAAAATATTTCTTCCATTATCCAAGGCAGGTCTTGCCACTGTAGCACTCTTTATTATGGTTGGTAACTGGAACGAATGGTTCACCGGTATTCTATATATGTCGGATACCAAGAATTATCCGCTGGCCTCCTTTTTGCAGGTAATTGTAGTACAGGGTAATCAGCAGGATCTGGCACTGGACCCTACCTCTGCGGCAGCTATGTCGGAACGTACCATCAAAGCAGCCCAGGTATTCATCGGCGCACTGCCCATCCTGATGGTATATCCCTTTTTACAGAAGTATTTTGTAAAGGGTATTGTCATTGGGGCTGTAAAAGAATAA
- a CDS encoding YolD-like family protein encodes MENNRSKMDRGTRAKQFMPFDALKGFREAITEKERIIVPKRDLSEEQKDELERKIKQLKKKELITVEYFNNREYVQVTGMVTRIDAVSRTLDVVNTRIAFRDISSLRCERILE; translated from the coding sequence GTGGAGAATAACAGGAGCAAAATGGACAGGGGAACCCGTGCGAAGCAATTTATGCCCTTTGATGCTTTAAAAGGATTTCGTGAAGCAATAACAGAAAAGGAACGGATTATCGTTCCAAAACGTGATTTATCGGAAGAACAGAAGGATGAACTGGAGCGGAAGATAAAACAGCTTAAGAAGAAAGAGCTCATTACAGTAGAATATTTTAATAATAGAGAATATGTGCAGGTAACCGGGATGGTAACACGAATTGATGCAGTAAGCAGAACCTTGGATGTTGTTAATACAAGGATAGCTTTTCGCGATATTTCCAGCTTAAGATGTGAGAGGATTCTGGAGTAG
- a CDS encoding sensor histidine kinase → MKKIRSIFNIFAVFLVMIIAGFAILYIYSTSSLKESLMQAAKIQMEYSKMLLGQKIKEIEIEADGILNSDDLKTLHLTLIEEYDAYRYVTDVNQMKEYLKGRQKSNVGMAQFILYWPKAQRIITTTALSGVKDVMLEPVEDNQWFIYENEVYFVRKYVTDWDDTDDEPYLIIRMERDYLYKLKTMASGMKGGGTMLLYSQKKSLFSGSETEKELLRSMGEAGEGNSVVQNLPGENLKGGYTKSGSTSGESASYLSISKGKYQLVSSGALKNGLELVSYYPLKEMMRPVSNINRITGSLLVVLLLIGLIFMLLYYNNILLQLRILTGKLKQVEGGNFTAQIMALPNNEFGYVFRQFNRMVTRISQLIESTLKEQQLRNQAELRQLQLQIHPHFLYNSLSYIVTVADQPEAVTEMAVHLSSYYRYCTKNKTITTIGEEVSYAKAYLAITAMRKDLEYSIEVSKDLYDKRIIPLILQPIIENAIEHAIEERENARHIYVKVYELGSGALCFEVSDDGDGMTEEEIDALFKRLSKKEREEEESVGLWNVNQRLINYYDESAGLRFGKSIWGGLMVSFTIDVLPKEMENDGINRR, encoded by the coding sequence ATGAAGAAAATTAGATCTATTTTCAATATATTTGCAGTATTTCTGGTTATGATTATAGCAGGTTTTGCAATCCTTTACATATACAGCACTTCCAGTCTGAAAGAGTCTCTGATGCAGGCTGCAAAGATTCAGATGGAATACTCGAAGATGCTGCTTGGACAGAAGATCAAAGAGATAGAGATTGAAGCGGATGGAATCCTTAATAGTGATGATCTTAAGACGCTTCATCTTACCCTTATAGAGGAATATGATGCTTATCGGTATGTAACAGATGTCAATCAGATGAAAGAATACCTGAAAGGGCGGCAGAAGAGCAATGTGGGTATGGCGCAGTTCATATTGTACTGGCCGAAGGCACAGCGTATTATCACGACCACTGCTCTCAGTGGGGTCAAGGATGTTATGCTTGAACCGGTGGAAGACAACCAATGGTTTATCTATGAAAATGAAGTATATTTCGTAAGAAAATATGTTACGGATTGGGATGATACCGATGATGAACCTTATCTGATTATACGGATGGAGCGGGATTATCTGTATAAGCTAAAGACCATGGCTTCCGGAATGAAGGGAGGTGGAACGATGCTCCTGTATTCACAGAAGAAGAGCCTGTTCTCTGGCAGTGAGACAGAGAAGGAGCTTCTCAGGTCCATGGGTGAAGCAGGAGAAGGAAATTCTGTTGTCCAAAATCTGCCGGGTGAAAACTTAAAAGGCGGGTACACGAAATCCGGTTCCACCAGCGGGGAATCTGCCAGTTATCTTTCTATAAGCAAAGGGAAATATCAGCTTGTAAGCTCCGGAGCTCTTAAGAATGGACTGGAGCTGGTCTCTTATTATCCGCTGAAGGAGATGATGCGCCCGGTTTCAAATATTAACCGTATCACCGGAAGCCTTCTGGTTGTCCTCCTTCTGATTGGTCTGATCTTCATGCTTTTGTATTACAACAACATTCTGCTTCAGCTAAGGATTCTGACCGGAAAGCTAAAGCAGGTAGAAGGAGGTAATTTTACTGCACAAATCATGGCATTGCCAAACAATGAGTTTGGTTATGTCTTTCGACAGTTTAACCGCATGGTGACAAGAATCAGCCAGTTGATCGAATCTACCTTAAAAGAACAGCAGCTCAGGAACCAGGCGGAGCTTCGGCAGCTTCAGCTGCAGATTCATCCTCATTTTCTTTACAACAGTCTTTCCTATATTGTAACCGTGGCAGATCAGCCGGAAGCGGTTACAGAGATGGCAGTCCATCTCTCAAGTTACTACAGGTATTGTACCAAGAACAAAACCATAACTACCATTGGGGAGGAAGTATCCTATGCGAAAGCTTATCTGGCAATAACGGCTATGCGCAAAGACCTTGAATACTCCATTGAGGTATCCAAAGACCTCTATGACAAGCGGATTATCCCGCTGATTCTCCAGCCAATCATTGAGAATGCAATAGAGCATGCCATTGAAGAGAGGGAAAATGCACGACATATCTATGTCAAGGTATATGAACTGGGAAGCGGTGCTCTGTGTTTTGAGGTCTCTGACGACGGAGACGGGATGACGGAAGAGGAAATTGACGCCCTGTTTAAGCGGCTTTCCAAAAAAGAACGGGAAGAGGAGGAGAGTGTTGGACTGTGGAACGTCAATCAGCGACTGATCAATTATTATGATGAATCGGCAGGACTCCGGTTTGGAAAGAGCATCTGGGGCGGACTGATGGTATCCTTTACTATAGATGTATTACCAAAGGAGATGGAGAATGATGGTATTAATCGTAGATGA
- a CDS encoding ABC transporter permease: MTKNSKKIMTKKQTITRKTWKQEVQHNWPLYVMILPSFVLAIIFCYIPMGGLIMAFQNYKPWLGIFGSEFVGMDNFRQIFEFRESYQAIINTLIIAVSKIILGLIVPVFMALLLNEVKNMGLKKGIQTLVYLPHFLSWITVAGMLRDILGLDGIVNNFLQRFGVEPIFFLGEAGMFRQIAVISDLWKGFGFGMIVYLAAISNIDQGLYEAAEMDGANRLQQTLYITLPSITPMIIVMATLSLGNVLNAGFDQIFNLYSPLTYSTGDIIDTYVYRQSLVNGQYSFGTAVGLFKSAIGLFLTVVSYKIAYKFAGYRIF; the protein is encoded by the coding sequence ATGACTAAGAATTCGAAAAAAATCATGACAAAAAAACAAACGATCACCCGTAAAACCTGGAAACAGGAAGTACAGCATAACTGGCCTCTCTATGTAATGATATTACCAAGCTTCGTTCTGGCAATTATTTTCTGCTATATCCCCATGGGCGGACTTATCATGGCATTCCAGAACTATAAGCCATGGCTTGGAATCTTCGGCTCGGAATTCGTGGGAATGGATAATTTCCGGCAGATCTTCGAATTCCGGGAATCTTATCAAGCGATTATTAATACCCTGATTATCGCGGTTAGTAAGATTATTCTTGGGTTAATTGTGCCTGTATTTATGGCACTGCTTCTGAATGAAGTGAAAAATATGGGACTGAAGAAGGGAATTCAGACCTTAGTATATCTGCCTCATTTCCTTTCCTGGATAACCGTAGCCGGTATGCTTCGGGATATCCTGGGGCTGGATGGTATTGTAAATAATTTTCTTCAACGATTTGGAGTAGAGCCGATTTTTTTCCTGGGCGAGGCTGGTATGTTTCGGCAGATTGCAGTTATCTCCGACCTTTGGAAAGGCTTCGGCTTCGGTATGATTGTGTATCTGGCCGCTATATCAAATATTGACCAGGGCCTTTATGAAGCGGCAGAGATGGACGGAGCCAACCGTTTACAGCAAACCTTATATATTACCCTGCCAAGTATCACACCAATGATTATTGTCATGGCGACCCTTAGTCTTGGAAATGTATTGAATGCCGGTTTTGATCAGATCTTCAACCTGTACTCACCCCTTACCTATAGCACCGGAGATATTATTGATACCTATGTATACCGGCAATCCCTGGTAAACGGACAGTACAGCTTTGGTACAGCTGTGGGGCTCTTTAAGTCGGCCATCGGATTATTCCTGACAGTTGTGTCATATAAGATTGCTTATAAATTCGCAGGCTACAGAATCTTTTAG
- a CDS encoding extracellular solute-binding protein, whose product MKNKKAILSILLVSALLLTACGGKNSGGSKEAAATKNGDGKYEPAITITIAKQLDENTGRYGDGEDINKNPMTVLTEEKLGIKMETTLLGGDAGNYDTKLRLALTGSEELPDVFPVYGTQMIADMIESGRVKAIDDDIEKYMPERLKEIYDKYPQSFYPVTKDGKTYGIACAPALTEGQVMIIRQDWLDKLGIKAPTNMEEFEAVIKAFTENDPDGNGKADTYGFTYQGDSIYNSGWVADPVTLFSANTGKHIPGSWQEDESGNLTYGSIDEGNKKTLERMAGWHKNGWIFQEAAATGAWDAMNQFTEGKAGIFIGRPWAINSVRDVTSVAPEAVIKAYPNILQDNGEPTYQAAQINDGWLMFNKDFNNMEAFFAYYDWLYDAAFGTGDFQYGYLENYDYDVVGDKVVFDSKLFDPAVTDPFMPGKSTVMKNAPALDSMQAYADVKEGKEAQSSAQIRATADFETAPDMAEGYALANAHREELLPNLFNGEPTATMKKKWEQLQTMEKQVYTNIIYGKEALDSFDKFVQDWKAQGGDEITKEINEWYQSVK is encoded by the coding sequence ATGAAAAACAAGAAAGCAATCCTTTCAATCTTACTGGTATCCGCACTGCTCCTTACAGCCTGCGGCGGTAAGAACAGCGGAGGCAGCAAGGAAGCTGCTGCTACTAAGAATGGGGACGGAAAGTATGAGCCGGCAATCACGATTACCATCGCAAAACAGTTGGATGAGAATACGGGAAGATACGGAGATGGGGAAGACATCAATAAGAATCCCATGACAGTACTCACGGAGGAAAAGTTGGGAATCAAGATGGAGACCACACTTCTTGGCGGAGATGCGGGCAATTATGATACGAAGCTGCGTCTGGCCCTGACAGGTTCTGAAGAATTGCCGGATGTATTTCCGGTGTACGGTACCCAGATGATTGCGGATATGATAGAATCCGGACGTGTAAAAGCCATCGATGATGACATTGAGAAATATATGCCGGAACGTCTGAAAGAGATTTATGATAAGTATCCTCAGTCCTTCTATCCGGTGACCAAGGATGGTAAGACCTATGGCATTGCCTGCGCTCCGGCTTTGACAGAAGGACAGGTTATGATTATCCGTCAGGATTGGCTGGATAAATTGGGAATTAAGGCTCCCACTAATATGGAGGAGTTTGAAGCAGTAATAAAGGCATTTACGGAGAATGATCCTGATGGAAACGGAAAAGCGGATACTTATGGTTTCACTTACCAGGGTGACAGCATCTACAACAGTGGCTGGGTAGCAGATCCCGTTACTCTTTTCTCTGCCAATACCGGAAAGCATATTCCTGGAAGCTGGCAGGAAGACGAGTCAGGTAATCTGACCTATGGTTCTATCGATGAGGGCAACAAAAAGACCCTGGAGCGTATGGCAGGATGGCATAAAAATGGGTGGATTTTTCAGGAAGCTGCTGCAACCGGTGCCTGGGATGCAATGAATCAATTTACTGAAGGCAAAGCAGGTATTTTTATCGGAAGACCTTGGGCAATCAATTCCGTAAGAGATGTTACATCTGTAGCACCGGAGGCTGTTATCAAAGCATATCCGAATATCCTTCAGGACAACGGAGAGCCAACCTATCAGGCTGCACAGATTAACGACGGGTGGCTGATGTTCAACAAAGATTTTAACAACATGGAAGCCTTTTTCGCCTACTATGACTGGCTCTATGATGCTGCTTTTGGTACTGGTGATTTTCAATATGGATATCTGGAGAATTATGATTACGATGTGGTAGGGGATAAAGTAGTTTTTGATTCCAAACTGTTTGACCCAGCGGTAACGGATCCATTTATGCCTGGTAAATCAACCGTTATGAAGAATGCGCCGGCTCTTGATTCGATGCAGGCTTACGCAGATGTCAAAGAAGGAAAAGAGGCACAATCCAGTGCACAGATCAGAGCAACCGCTGATTTTGAGACAGCACCGGATATGGCGGAAGGTTATGCGCTGGCGAATGCACACAGAGAGGAGCTGCTTCCAAATCTGTTTAATGGTGAACCTACCGCTACGATGAAGAAGAAATGGGAACAGCTTCAGACCATGGAGAAGCAGGTATACACCAACATCATTTACGGAAAAGAAGCTTTGGATTCCTTCGATAAATTCGTCCAGGATTGGAAAGCTCAAGGCGGAGATGAAATCACCAAAGAAATCAATGAGTGGTATCAGTCTGTAAAATAA